In a genomic window of Methanogenium sp. S4BF:
- the guaA gene encoding glutamine-hydrolyzing GMP synthase: MVKTEKFIEEAIADIRQKAGDDYVVMALSGGVDSSVCAELAKRAIGDRLIPIYVDTGLMRKGESDRIRELFSDINLKMVDASEEFISALKGVTDPEEKRKIIGEKFIRVFEREARETKAAYLLQGTIYPDIIESEGGIKSHHNVGGLPVDIDFKGVIEPLVDLYKDEVREVAGALAMPTEIQHRMPFPGPGLAVRCVGEVTEEKIAIVREANAIAEEELVEQFSPWQCLAAVIGLGTGVKGDIRLHGWIVAVRAVYSRDAMTAEPVEVPWENLHRIASRITAEIPGVSRVVYDITPKPPATIEYE, encoded by the coding sequence ATGGTAAAAACAGAAAAATTTATTGAAGAAGCAATCGCGGACATCCGCCAGAAGGCCGGCGATGACTATGTGGTCATGGCCCTCTCGGGCGGTGTAGACAGCTCGGTCTGTGCAGAACTTGCAAAGCGGGCAATCGGAGACCGCCTCATTCCCATCTATGTGGATACAGGCCTGATGCGGAAAGGAGAGAGCGACCGGATTCGCGAGCTCTTCAGTGACATTAACCTGAAGATGGTTGATGCGTCAGAAGAGTTCATCTCGGCCCTGAAAGGTGTCACCGACCCCGAAGAGAAGCGTAAAATCATCGGCGAGAAGTTCATCCGCGTCTTTGAGCGTGAGGCACGCGAGACAAAGGCCGCCTACCTGCTGCAGGGCACCATTTATCCCGATATCATCGAGAGCGAAGGCGGTATTAAAAGCCACCACAATGTCGGCGGTCTGCCCGTTGACATCGACTTCAAGGGTGTCATCGAACCGCTCGTTGACCTCTACAAAGATGAAGTCAGGGAAGTCGCAGGCGCACTTGCAATGCCCACCGAGATCCAGCACCGGATGCCCTTCCCGGGGCCGGGCCTTGCCGTCCGCTGTGTTGGTGAGGTGACCGAGGAGAAGATTGCCATCGTCCGTGAGGCAAACGCCATCGCAGAAGAGGAGCTGGTCGAACAGTTCAGCCCGTGGCAGTGCCTTGCGGCAGTCATCGGCCTCGGTACCGGGGTGAAAGGGGACATCCGCCTCCATGGGTGGATTGTTGCCGTCCGTGCAGTCTATTCCCGTGATGCAATGACCGCAGAACCGGTTGAAGTGCCGTGGGAGAACCTGCACCGCATCGCATCGCGGATAACCGCAGAAATTCCGGGCGTCTCCCGGGTGGTCTACGACATCACCCCCAAACCCCCGGCAACCATCGAATACGAGTGA
- a CDS encoding CTP synthase — translation MKYIVVTGGVMSGLGKGITTASIGRLLKNRGYAVTAVKIDPYLNIDAGTMNPGQHGEVYVLSDGGEVDLDLGNYERFLDIELTSAHNITTGKVYREVIEKERRGDYLGATVQIIPHITAQIRDFIAEAAKIEVSPGEAPEICLVEVGGTVGDIESMPFLEAVREMRAELPKEDMALVHVTLVPADNMGDHKTKPTQHSVKALRELGLQPDVIVGRSDCIMSAATKRKISAFTDVSAKAVISAITAPDIYLVPMEMEKEGLAEVIAEQLHLKAREPENSWYTLINRESTARVTIAIVSKYGIEDVYISIKESLKHAGFALATEVDIRWLDAETFSSDELADVDGVLVPGGFGNRGIEGKIRAIEYARTHKKPYLGLCLGFQLAVIEYARNVAGIPDATSEEMGPGSHVIAILPEQEDVEDLGGTMRLGNCTADIRRGTRVHALYGTDTITERHRHRYEVNPEYIGQLEEAGLVFSGTCGQRMETCELNQDTFFLATQFHPEFKSTPTHPSPPYVGFVQACREQKLQKME, via the coding sequence GTGAAATATATTGTTGTAACAGGCGGTGTGATGAGTGGCCTCGGAAAAGGCATCACCACCGCATCCATTGGCCGTCTGCTAAAAAACCGTGGATATGCGGTAACCGCGGTAAAAATTGACCCGTACCTGAATATTGACGCAGGTACGATGAACCCGGGCCAGCACGGTGAGGTATATGTCCTCTCGGACGGCGGAGAAGTTGACCTTGACCTCGGCAATTATGAGCGGTTTCTGGATATTGAACTCACATCCGCCCATAACATCACCACGGGAAAGGTCTACCGGGAAGTCATCGAGAAGGAGCGTCGTGGGGACTATCTGGGCGCAACGGTCCAGATAATCCCGCATATTACCGCCCAGATCAGGGATTTCATCGCAGAAGCAGCCAAAATAGAGGTTTCCCCCGGTGAAGCCCCGGAGATCTGTCTGGTTGAGGTCGGCGGCACGGTCGGTGATATCGAGAGTATGCCATTCCTGGAGGCAGTCCGTGAGATGCGCGCCGAACTCCCGAAAGAGGATATGGCCCTCGTGCATGTCACTCTGGTTCCCGCAGACAATATGGGTGACCACAAGACCAAACCGACCCAGCACTCGGTGAAGGCCCTGCGGGAACTGGGCCTGCAGCCGGACGTCATCGTCGGCAGAAGCGACTGCATCATGAGCGCTGCCACAAAGAGAAAGATCTCCGCGTTCACGGATGTGTCAGCAAAGGCGGTTATCAGCGCGATTACCGCCCCCGACATCTATCTGGTGCCGATGGAGATGGAGAAGGAGGGACTCGCAGAAGTGATCGCCGAACAGCTTCACCTGAAGGCCCGGGAACCGGAAAACAGCTGGTACACGCTCATCAACCGGGAGAGCACAGCCCGTGTGACCATTGCCATCGTGAGCAAATACGGCATCGAGGATGTCTATATCTCCATCAAGGAATCCCTGAAACATGCCGGGTTCGCTCTTGCAACTGAAGTGGACATCCGGTGGCTGGATGCAGAAACATTCTCCAGCGATGAACTCGCGGATGTGGACGGAGTGCTCGTACCCGGTGGATTTGGCAACCGGGGCATTGAAGGGAAAATAAGGGCCATCGAATACGCCCGAACCCACAAAAAACCCTATCTCGGCCTCTGCCTCGGGTTCCAGCTCGCAGTTATCGAGTATGCCCGCAATGTTGCAGGCATTCCCGATGCAACAAGTGAAGAGATGGGGCCCGGCTCCCACGTCATCGCTATTCTTCCTGAACAGGAAGATGTGGAGGATTTGGGCGGTACGATGCGTCTCGGAAACTGCACGGCAGATATCCGCAGAGGTACCCGGGTGCATGCTCTCTATGGCACTGACACCATCACCGAACGCCACCGGCACCGCTATGAGGTAAACCCTGAATATATCGGACAGTTAGAAGAGGCAGGACTCGTCTTCTCCGGCACCTGCGGACAGCGGATGGAGACCTGCGAACTGAATCAGGATACATTCTTCCTCGCAACCCAGTTCCACCCGGAATTCAAATCAACCCCGACCCACCCGTCACCCCCCTATGTCGGCTTTGTCCAGGCATGTCGCGAACAGAAATTACAGAAAATGGAGTAG